One Osmerus eperlanus chromosome 2, fOsmEpe2.1, whole genome shotgun sequence genomic window, cacacacctatccccccgtcacacacacacgctcttctGGGTGAGAACACACCACCTACCCCgccgccatacacacacacctaccccacCGCAACACACGCTCTGCtgggtgagaacacacacacttaaatatgaaaatgtgtgtatgtcgctatggataagagcgtctgctaaatgactaaatgtgtatgtgtgtgttgcagggagaTCTCAGTGGAAAAGCTGACCCTGGAGTCTGACAGCAGGACAGACCTGCTGGACGGCCCCCTAGTGGTGAGGACGGAGAATGACAGGGAacaagagagacacagggagagggggatggagagagggggatggagagagacagagagagggatggagagaggcagagagagggatggagagagggggatggagagaggcagagagagggatggagagaggcagagagagagggatggagagaggcagagagagggatggagagagggggatggagagaggcagagagagggatggagagagggggatggagagaggcagagagagggatggagagagggggatggagagaggcagagagagggatggagagagggggatggagaaaggcagagagagggatggagagagggggatggagagaggcagagagagggggatggagagaggcagagagagggatggagagagggggatggagagaggcagagagagggatggagagagggggatggagagaggcagagagagggatggagagagggggatggagagaggcagagagagggatggagagagggggatggagagaggcagagagagagggatggagagagggggatggagagaggcagagagagggatggagagagggggatggagagaggcagagagagggatggagagagggggatggagaggcagagagagggatggagagagggggatggagagaggcagagagagagggatggagagaggcagagagagggatggagagagggggatggagagaggcagagagagggatggagagagggggatggagagaggcagagaaagggatggagagagggggatggagagaggcagagagagggatggaaagggggggatggagagagggtgtagGTGGCAGATGGTGTGGTCAGTAGGGAGGCTGGATTACTGGACTAACTGATGAAATAACagtaatgagaggagaggaaccagCCAATTAGAACCACTGACAGAAACTCTGGTctgtctctcccaggacctgtgtgtctctcctccagaccaGCCAACCACAAGCctgtccagctcctcccccaggtatacacctctctctctctgacacacccacacccaccagacctcacacacacacccaccagacccagaccttacacacccacacccaccagacctcacacacacccaccagacctcacacacacacccaccagacccagacctcacacacacacacccaccagacctcacacacacaccagacctcaCACCATATGACTGCGTGACTTGAGGCTACATACAGCTCACACAGAACTCATGTTGATGTAGAGATGCTGCAAcatgatactgtgtgtgtgtgtgtgtgtgtgtgtgtgtaccagggacCAGAGAGAGCCTCTGTGTCTACAAGACTTCAAGCTCATTGCTGTCCTGGGCAGAGGACACTTTGGAAAGGTACTctactgtgtgcatgtgtgtgtgtgcatgcttgtgtcttTCATAATATTTATTCTTCACTCAGTGGGAGGGGAGTATAAACTAAGCtaacgtgtgtgtatatgtgtgtgcgtgtttgtgtgtatgtgcgtgtgtgagtgtgtatgtgtgtgagtgtgtgtatgtgtgtgagtgtgtgtgtgtgtgtgtgtgtgtgcaggtgttgtTGTCGGAGTACAAGCGGACAGGAAGTGTGTACGCCATCAAAGCTTTGAAGAAGGGAGACATTGTTGCCAGGGACGAGGTGGACAGGTACAGACCATAATAACTCATCAATAACCATCCCAGCTGTCTAACTGCAGCCTAGCATCTGTTAGACCAATAGGACCTTCTGGTCTCAGGACTTCTGTACCCATTCTGTACCTGGTCAGAtgtgcaaaattatgttgtgtccttgggcaaggctcttcaccctacttgcctcggggggaatgtccctgtacttactgcaagtcgctctggataagagcgtctgctaaattactaaatgtacatgttctgaccctctctctcctccatccctttctcctctctatctctctcctccatccctctcctcctccatccttctttctcctctctcctcctccatctctctctcctgctccccccccagtCTGCTGTGTGAGAAGAGGATCTTTGAGACGGTGGCAGGACACCCCTTCCTGCTCCACCTGTATGCGTGTTTCCAGACTCCAGAACACGTGTGTTTTGTGATGGAGTACACGGCTGGTGGAGACCTCATGATGCACATACACGCCGACATCTTCACAGAAGCCAGGGCCGTGTATGTAccagtatgtgcgtgtgtgagtgtctgtaccagtatgtgcatgtgtgagtgactgtCTGTAAATAGTAGTGTCTGTAAAGAGTAAATAACTAAAACAGATCTTGTGGGCACAAATTCAAGTGCTTTTTGTATGTTGgggtttagggttagaattTCTGTTAGggactgacgtgtgtgtgtctgcgtgtgtctgtgtgtgtgtctgtgtgtgtggcaggttcTACTCAGGCTGTGTGGTGTTGGGTCTGCAGTTTCTTCACGATCATAAGATTGTCTATCGGTGAGtaccctgtctctcaccctcatcctctctctcaccctctctctctctctttctcaccctctcccaccctctttctctctcatcctctctctcaccctctcaccctcatcctctctcaccctctctttctctctcaccctctcaccctcatcctctctcaccctctctttctctctctctctcaccctctctctctctctctctctctctctctcaccctctctctcaccctctctcccagccttcaTCCCCTCGTTCATCACCTAGGCAACACTACCAAAAagactccctcctgctctctctctctctctctctctctctctctctctctctctctctcagggatcTGAAGCTGGATAACCTGCTGTTAGATGTAGAGGGCTATGTGAAGATAGCAGACTTCGGGCTCTGCAAGGAAggtgagaggatgaagaggtgagagaatgaggaggtgagagggtgagtcaataccagtaaagtgtgtgtgaccccCCAGGTATGGGTTATGGGGACCGGACCAGCACGTTCTGTGGGACACCAGAGTTCCTGGCCCCGGAGGTCCTGACTGACGCCTCGTACACGCGGGCGGTGGACTGGTGGGGCCTGGGGGTCCTAGTGTACGAGATGCTGGTCGgagaggtcagacacacacacacactcatacagacacacacatatgtacacacacatacacactctcacatgcagacacacacacatatctgcgTCCTCAAGTCCGTGTTTATTTATccctggtgtatgtgtgtgtgtgtaaatgtgtgtgtgtatatgtgtgtgtgtatatgtgtgtgtatatgtgtgtgtgtgtctcagtctcCGTTCCCaggtgatgatgaggaggaggtgtttgACAGCATAGTGAACGATGAGGTGCGCTAccctaacttcctgtctgcagacGCCATCTCCATCATGAGACGGGTGAGTAGCTGCTATCAGTACATTGcatcgctctgtgtgtgtgtgtgtaaacatggtTGTATGTGTATTGAGGCGTAACCCTGAGCGACGGCTgggctctggagagagagatgctgaagACGTCAAGAAACAAGCTTTCTTCAAGGTGGGTCTCTCCCCAccgcccccccactcccccccccactcccccctcccctctctttaactcttctccatgtctcccttcctgcctcgcgccctgtcctgtgtgtgcaggGTATGTTGTGGGCGGCTCTGCTGCAGAAGCAGCTACCGTCTCCCTTCCTGCCGGCGCTGGGCGGACGCCACGACGTCAGCAACTTTGACCGGGAGTTCACAGCCGAGAGGGCAGCCCTTACGCCGCCGCGGCAACGCCGTGCCCTCACGCGCCTCGACCAGGACCACTTCAAGGACTTTGACTATGTCTCTGACCTCTGTTAAGGGTCAGGGGTCGGGGGACTATGACAGAGCTGAACTAGAAttctgtgatgatgatgatgatgatgatgatggtgatgatgatgatggtggtgatgatggtgatgatggtgatggtgatggtgatgatggtgatgatggtgatactGATTGGCCGGTGACAACAGTATAGGATAGAAGCACTGTGCTCTCATTTGGAGGTCTTCCCAACTGCACCCATCtgctaaggagagagagagagttagaattAATGATCGTTGTGCTAGGTcgttgtgcccccccccccccccacccagccttCCTTGTATGAGCCGTGATGACCTTGTTGAAGTTATTTTCTGTGATTTCAAATTGTATTTTCTCTGTTGTGGTTGTTTGATCTTTCACCTGTCAATCTTGAGTGGTGAGGTCTGCATGTGACAGTAAAGATGTGAAGCCAGAACATTCCAGACTCAGATCTGCTTCCTCCTTCAGATCCCTCTCAgacactcagaacacacacacctgagaccaaacacacacagagagagagaacacacacacagagagaacactaCATTTGATTAGACCAAACTTTAAATGTTTTCTAGTACGTAACTCATCCAGTGGAGACGGATTTTCTCAAAAAAATTTAAATGTACTCTTTCAGTTCTGTCAGAAGTTAATGAAAATCCACCTCACGAGATAGGTAGAATGGgcattctttttttccttttcttaatTTTAACTATACAAAGGATGACGCTGTTTCCCTCGTGTCTTGTTGtcctcaccccaaccccagcATAGGGAGAGCGCAGATCTCACACTCCCgaacagtaggtggcgctgctgCACTTCATAAACTTGTTCGCAATCTGCCATTGAAAGCAAAAGAAGAATGTTATATGCTCAATGTAAAGCTAAAGTTGTTTCCCAGGCTGTAGGTATGTACAGTGAACTATGTGATGCCTTACGTTTTATTGTTTTTGAAGTTCAAAGTTCAGTTGCAAATCTAACAACATTATATGCATTGCTTTTGGCATCGTCCAGGATTTGCGACTTTGTGCTTACTTTGAAGCTCAGCACGTCCACGGTGCCATTTAGCCCGCCCATTCTTTATGTCCATTGATTCAGaataacagtgcgtgtccactgcagcaacgcaaatcgcttgccatcgctcgccttcccacagttcaccacgctcgggggcgtttcaaacagattaatgtagaatgtagttctctaaagtcactgttgtagttgtcatggccaagtgtgcagacttgggtgtacgtactcgcaacatcgatcaaaatacaacttgtatacaaaatacaaaactgtttaatagacatacacgttgacatgtgtaaaaaacgttatattatattactcaaagtctctgctaatctgtcgatacgatagggagttccagccgggctagctagctagttaccacagaacgaagttaggtaatgtgactagactgaatttgaaagtacaagcaccaacaacttcggcaaccttgcgccatgcatcgttttttattaacatctctgtacgaatacagctatgtatcgtacaggactgggtaagcagccacacaaacgattagtttctcctccaccttgaaacctagaaagctagaaatgttcaccatggttgctacgttacgagaaacaagaaaacactgcgattggccatcgctagcgaaaatcgctcctcatttgcataaagttgagaaaatcttaACTCGGTGGCgttgctacccacaatgcaccacgcaagcgattcgcctggctccattgaaaatgaatggaaaacatgttgtcgctcgcatcatgtcgctgcagtggacacgcactgtaagaATGAGTTTAATCGCCAAATAGTTAACTCGAGAAGGAATTTACTTGGTGGGCACGTACATACAGTAAATATAAGGATCTTAGTGTGTGCAGTCCTTATATATAAAAAgtagagattttttttttttttacaagaaaaTACGTTAGATTTTGTAGTTATCTTTATCAATGGGGATATGTTTCTACGT contains:
- the pkn1b gene encoding LOW QUALITY PROTEIN: serine/threonine-protein kinase N1b (The sequence of the model RefSeq protein was modified relative to this genomic sequence to represent the inferred CDS: deleted 2 bases in 2 codons), whose translation is MASEEVMSQCPEEVMSQSLGEVIPGELAGDLSDSGVQRRLDEEREVIRREIRKELKIKEGAENLRRASRRNAPHVESQLRCSSRRLDALHAELQELDALILVKREDDGRDGPQSPPGRSSATQDRIAALERQLNIELKVKQGAENMIPVYANGAMKDKKMLQTAQQMLQDSKTKIDIIRMQIRKLCRPPNTLRPTRLGCVGLLETVPVRSRSHGVVLPSYQPAEGRGFKLPSLYSRSASSLSLRLPAKTDELSSEVSAVLRLDSSVVGQTCWGPVAEQAWDQTFTLDLKRARELELAVYWRDQRALCALRHLKLEDFLDNQTHRVHLEMEPQGVLLAEVTFFNPVIERGRRLQRQKKIFSKQNGKAFLRARQMNVDISTWVRLLRNALPSSTHTYPPVTHTRSSGEISVEKLTLESDSRTDLLDGPLVDLCVSPPDQPTTSLSSSSPRDQREPLCLQDFKLIAVLGRGHFGKVLLSEYKRTGSVYAIKALKKGDIVARDEVDSLLCEKRIFETVAGHPFLLHLYACFQTPEHVCFVMEYTAGGDLMMHIHADIFTEARAVFYSGCVVLGLQFLHDHKIVYRDLKLDNLLLDVEGYVKIADFGLCKEGMGYGDRTSTFCGTPEFLAPEVLTDASYTRAVDWWGLGVLVYEMLVGESPFPGDDEEEVFDSIVNDEVRYPNFLSADAISIMRRVLRRNPERRLGSGERDAEDVKKQAFFKGMLWAALLQKQLPSPFLPALGGRHDVSNFDREFTAERAALTPPRQRRALTRLDQDHFKDFDYVSDLC